A genomic region of Neisseria cinerea contains the following coding sequences:
- a CDS encoding phage head closure protein — MKAGQLRHRVEILRRVKEKDKSGATVMVWRPLCKVWADVRHVSGSETMRHDVLTASVRASVRIRWRTGVSADMRVKTGNGVYVIRAAIPDLRRREFLDLICESLPDESGH, encoded by the coding sequence ATGAAGGCTGGGCAGTTGCGGCACCGTGTGGAGATTCTTCGGCGGGTAAAGGAAAAGGATAAGTCGGGCGCGACTGTGATGGTTTGGCGGCCGTTGTGCAAGGTGTGGGCGGATGTGCGTCATGTGTCCGGGTCGGAAACGATGCGGCATGATGTGTTGACGGCTTCGGTGCGGGCTTCAGTGCGTATTCGTTGGCGAACCGGGGTTTCGGCGGATATGCGTGTGAAGACGGGAAATGGGGTTTATGTTATCCGTGCGGCGATTCCTGATTTGCGCCGGCGTGAGTTTTTGGATTTGATTTGTGAGAGCCTGCCTGATGAAAGTGGACATTGA
- a CDS encoding DUF3168 domain-containing protein, whose protein sequence is MEESLISAIGRALPGVDVYHDFAPEEAEFPLVIVQRVGGAGCLFLDHNDDGYEVRFSVSVWDVDRLGAVEKSRAVERSVLDSLEGYALSAADAVVLDDGRRGMVQDFVFMTV, encoded by the coding sequence GTGGAAGAATCTCTGATTAGTGCGATCGGCCGTGCTTTGCCGGGCGTGGATGTTTATCATGATTTTGCGCCTGAAGAGGCGGAATTTCCGTTGGTAATTGTGCAGCGTGTCGGCGGCGCGGGTTGTTTGTTTTTAGACCATAACGATGATGGGTATGAAGTTCGGTTCTCGGTGTCGGTGTGGGATGTCGACCGTTTGGGCGCGGTGGAGAAGAGCCGCGCGGTGGAGCGGTCGGTGTTGGATTCGTTGGAAGGTTATGCGCTGTCGGCGGCGGATGCGGTCGTTTTGGACGATGGCCGGCGCGGGATGGTGCAGGATTTTGTTTTTATGACTGTTTAG
- a CDS encoding DUF1799 domain-containing protein, whose translation MFSDDEKTVSSLGFFGFDADDVTADEVEVWPNNWEAVQLFSSVCGQWRVSMAGAYALDYKAVAAAMDLMGIKKRRRKKLFEFVRVMEREALSIMGEKKDG comes from the coding sequence ATGTTTTCTGACGACGAGAAGACGGTCTCGTCGTTGGGATTCTTCGGCTTTGATGCGGATGATGTGACGGCGGATGAGGTGGAGGTGTGGCCGAACAACTGGGAGGCTGTGCAGTTGTTTTCGTCGGTCTGCGGTCAGTGGCGCGTCAGTATGGCGGGGGCTTATGCGCTGGATTATAAGGCGGTCGCTGCCGCTATGGATTTGATGGGAATTAAGAAGCGGCGGCGGAAGAAGTTGTTTGAGTTTGTGCGTGTGATGGAGCGTGAAGCGTTGTCGATAATGGGTGAGAAGAAAGATGGCTGA
- a CDS encoding phage tail assembly chaperone: MSKLKLAHAATFKTEVKIPVPAGEPVAVEFEFVWMNRKAMDEFADDCDRKDRIDADLVLKITKSWGFEDEFNAENMAYLLDEYPYSGGEIISAFYQAYSAAREKN; the protein is encoded by the coding sequence ATGTCTAAATTGAAATTGGCGCATGCCGCTACGTTTAAAACTGAAGTAAAAATCCCTGTTCCTGCAGGCGAGCCGGTCGCGGTGGAATTTGAGTTTGTTTGGATGAACCGTAAGGCTATGGATGAGTTTGCGGATGATTGTGACCGCAAAGACCGGATCGATGCTGATTTGGTGTTAAAAATTACGAAGTCTTGGGGCTTCGAAGATGAATTCAATGCTGAAAATATGGCGTATCTGCTGGATGAATATCCGTATTCGGGCGGGGAAATCATCAGTGCGTTCTATCAGGCATATAGCGCCGCGCGCGAAAAAAACTGA
- a CDS encoding phage tail length tape measure family protein codes for MAENTIKAGLDVSEIESGAKKAGVALRSIGKAAKDAGQQSAAGAAATAAGYDKAVKEAERLAKKQERATQSIINAVQREIAVREAGGRGTSAYYELLARQRGADVARISEVTQALKRQESQLKLNNISVGQYNNAMRMVPAQFTDIFTQLAGGQNPFLIALQQGGQLRDSFGGFGNMFKGLAASINPATVAVGALAGGVAALGKAYYDGAEESKRFSAAVIFAGGSAGAASGKLMSIADSVGNATGGWSEARSAILAFVESGSVASENYGRFAESVVLQSKATGKSVEDLARVYEEIADDPLKAVVNFSRVYQTLNADVYEQARALVEQGRQQEAVALIQGKFADESQQMSERVLENLGAIERGWNAVKKAASEAWEDMKSIGQEATLESRLAEKRKFLLQIPENPYTQPQVDAAKREIDLLEKQIKMRDEAQKQAASIRKEQADSVRYIADFDRLKEQTQSKAEKFAREERQWQEKLNALKKHGSNQQIADAEKVLARLRQQHKEELAADAARAAKKRSTVDKNLFPTTSAGLRLKPGAEDGGRAFGGTYAAMHAMQQFLGNKLVRFGAVNDKYHIGKNSFHNKGLAFDMTPNLSLKSEDKAKVARQIKQYFESLGFRDGKDFNVKFEVGGQVNKNGTKATADHWHFNWRSQEAAARFAGGVDGQAKAMARSGLFAEARQTKPELTDYQKWQQDFSKRQLAVNAELSLSAANVNKIYAEQLRLLSDPTFEKWSASERRTAMDLAVKADNQAQLTKEAKKYADALRELEAAGQRDFDDQLFELSLLGKAREEVERLTAARKYDKLIAEAQAAGAGADVIGGLQTAKLDNDGRLQEQLRLAKETREAFGNDWLAGISDGMRNYSDSFKSMRESMSDAVTGSLGKMSDSLADFVATGKADFRGLAASILQDLSRMLIKMALFNAMKAAMGAWGGGGFRDGGMVQQFSNGGAVWGAGTSTSDSIPALLSNGEFVVNAAATRRHRALLEAVNQNRYASGGAVGKLPVMPAVPAFGAAAGGMTVNITINRDGTANADTSEDTHVAKRLAEALPVMIERWFVDNVQRVGGRYYAR; via the coding sequence ATGGCTGAAAATACGATTAAGGCGGGTTTGGATGTCAGCGAAATCGAATCCGGTGCGAAAAAGGCTGGGGTTGCGCTTCGCAGTATCGGCAAGGCGGCAAAGGACGCGGGTCAGCAATCGGCAGCGGGCGCGGCGGCAACGGCGGCGGGCTATGATAAAGCGGTGAAGGAAGCGGAACGGCTAGCGAAGAAGCAGGAGCGCGCTACTCAGTCCATTATTAATGCGGTTCAGCGTGAAATTGCCGTCCGTGAGGCAGGCGGGCGCGGTACGTCGGCTTATTATGAGTTGTTGGCGCGTCAGCGCGGGGCGGATGTTGCGAGAATCAGTGAGGTGACTCAGGCGTTGAAGCGTCAAGAGAGCCAACTGAAGCTGAATAATATTTCCGTCGGTCAGTACAACAATGCAATGCGTATGGTCCCGGCGCAGTTTACGGATATTTTTACGCAGTTGGCCGGCGGGCAGAATCCGTTTTTGATTGCATTGCAGCAGGGTGGTCAGCTTCGTGATTCGTTCGGCGGCTTCGGCAATATGTTCAAGGGATTGGCGGCGAGTATCAATCCTGCGACGGTTGCCGTTGGTGCTTTGGCGGGCGGCGTGGCCGCTTTGGGCAAGGCGTATTACGACGGGGCGGAGGAATCTAAGCGTTTTTCTGCGGCGGTCATCTTTGCCGGCGGCAGCGCGGGCGCGGCATCGGGTAAGTTGATGTCGATTGCCGATTCGGTCGGGAATGCGACGGGCGGTTGGTCTGAGGCTCGTTCGGCTATATTGGCTTTTGTCGAGAGCGGCTCGGTTGCTTCTGAAAACTATGGGCGGTTTGCGGAATCTGTGGTCTTGCAGTCTAAGGCGACGGGTAAGAGCGTGGAGGATTTGGCGCGCGTTTATGAGGAAATCGCGGATGACCCGTTGAAGGCGGTCGTTAATTTTTCGCGCGTTTATCAGACGCTGAATGCGGATGTCTATGAGCAGGCGCGGGCTTTGGTTGAGCAAGGTAGACAGCAGGAAGCTGTAGCTTTGATTCAGGGCAAGTTCGCGGACGAATCTCAGCAGATGTCTGAGCGTGTTTTGGAGAATTTGGGCGCGATTGAGCGCGGCTGGAATGCGGTTAAGAAGGCAGCTTCGGAAGCCTGGGAGGATATGAAGTCCATCGGGCAGGAGGCTACGCTGGAAAGCCGGTTGGCTGAAAAGCGCAAATTCTTGCTGCAAATTCCTGAAAATCCGTACACGCAGCCGCAGGTTGATGCGGCGAAGCGTGAAATTGATTTGTTGGAAAAGCAAATCAAGATGCGTGATGAGGCGCAGAAGCAGGCAGCCTCTATCCGAAAGGAGCAGGCTGATTCGGTCAGGTATATCGCTGATTTTGACCGTTTGAAGGAGCAGACTCAGAGTAAGGCTGAAAAATTTGCGCGCGAAGAGCGGCAATGGCAGGAAAAGCTCAATGCACTTAAAAAGCATGGCAGTAATCAACAGATTGCCGATGCGGAAAAGGTGCTTGCTCGGTTGCGTCAGCAGCACAAAGAAGAATTGGCGGCTGATGCGGCGCGCGCTGCGAAGAAACGAAGTACTGTTGATAAAAATTTATTTCCGACTACTTCTGCCGGTCTGCGTTTAAAGCCCGGTGCTGAGGACGGTGGTCGTGCGTTTGGCGGTACTTATGCTGCGATGCACGCGATGCAGCAGTTTTTGGGCAATAAACTGGTTCGGTTTGGTGCGGTAAACGACAAATACCATATTGGGAAGAACAGTTTTCACAATAAGGGTTTGGCGTTTGACATGACGCCGAATCTGTCGCTGAAGTCTGAGGACAAGGCGAAGGTTGCCCGCCAAATTAAGCAGTATTTCGAATCTTTGGGCTTTAGAGACGGCAAAGACTTTAATGTGAAATTTGAAGTCGGCGGTCAGGTCAATAAGAACGGCACGAAGGCAACCGCCGACCATTGGCATTTTAATTGGCGGTCTCAAGAGGCGGCGGCTCGTTTCGCCGGCGGCGTGGACGGTCAGGCTAAGGCGATGGCTCGGTCAGGTTTGTTTGCTGAGGCAAGGCAGACGAAACCTGAGCTTACCGATTACCAAAAGTGGCAACAGGATTTTTCCAAGCGCCAACTTGCGGTAAACGCAGAGCTTTCTTTGTCTGCTGCCAATGTGAATAAGATTTATGCAGAGCAGCTTCGGTTGCTGTCTGACCCAACCTTTGAGAAATGGTCGGCCTCTGAGCGTCGGACGGCTATGGATTTGGCGGTCAAGGCTGACAATCAGGCTCAGTTGACGAAAGAGGCGAAAAAATACGCGGATGCGTTGCGCGAACTTGAGGCTGCGGGTCAGCGTGATTTCGACGACCAGTTGTTTGAGTTGTCGTTGTTGGGTAAGGCGCGTGAGGAGGTTGAGCGGCTGACGGCGGCGCGCAAATACGACAAGCTGATCGCGGAAGCGCAGGCGGCGGGCGCGGGCGCGGATGTTATCGGCGGGCTGCAAACGGCGAAACTTGATAATGACGGCCGCCTGCAAGAGCAATTACGCTTGGCGAAGGAAACCAGGGAGGCTTTCGGTAACGATTGGCTGGCGGGTATTTCGGACGGCATGCGGAATTATTCGGATTCGTTCAAATCGATGCGCGAAAGTATGTCTGATGCTGTGACGGGGTCGCTCGGTAAGATGTCGGATTCGTTGGCGGATTTTGTGGCCACGGGTAAGGCTGATTTTCGCGGATTGGCCGCGTCTATTCTGCAAGACTTGTCGAGAATGCTGATCAAAATGGCGTTATTCAACGCGATGAAGGCGGCGATGGGTGCTTGGGGCGGCGGCGGATTCAGAGACGGCGGCATGGTGCAGCAGTTTTCGAACGGCGGCGCGGTGTGGGGCGCGGGCACGTCAACCAGCGACAGCATTCCTGCGTTGTTGTCAAACGGTGAGTTTGTCGTCAATGCGGCCGCTACGCGCCGTCATCGCGCATTGTTGGAGGCGGTCAATCAAAACCGTTACGCTTCCGGCGGTGCGGTGGGCAAACTGCCTGTGATGCCAGCGGTGCCTGCTTTCGGTGCGGCGGCTGGGGGCATGACGGTCAATATCACTATCAACAGGGACGGAACGGCAAATGCAGATACATCGGAAGATACTCATGTTGCCAAGCGGCTTGCGGAGGCTCTTCCGGTGATGATTGAACGCTGGTTTGTGGACAATGTTCAACGCGTGGGCGGCAGATATTATGCCCGTTAA
- a CDS encoding C40 family peptidase has translation MVLDGDLKQALLDAASAAMPSEMCGLLVESGGRLSFVQTDNAAVNPQTDFEISPAEWMRAEAAGSVAAVVHSHVDAPLFLSGADRKMQVQTGLPWVLVADGLVRVFRCCPHLRGRRFDYGLADCGALVRDAYMLMGLDFPDCTRSDMDIDASTGVLPGHLSECGFVRVSDGIVPGDVLTVSYAGDENHALLVLPDGMLLHHAYGHLSRREVLTQWWRDRVVGVWRHPRFLPDMMQAVANDLNHAETVL, from the coding sequence ATGGTTTTGGATGGGGATTTGAAACAGGCATTGCTTGATGCGGCAAGCGCGGCAATGCCGTCTGAAATGTGCGGTCTGTTGGTGGAATCGGGCGGACGGTTAAGCTTTGTGCAGACGGACAATGCGGCGGTAAATCCGCAGACGGATTTTGAAATCTCGCCGGCGGAATGGATGCGCGCTGAAGCAGCCGGATCAGTTGCGGCGGTTGTGCATTCTCATGTTGACGCACCGTTATTTTTGTCTGGCGCGGATAGGAAAATGCAGGTGCAAACGGGCCTGCCGTGGGTATTGGTTGCGGACGGATTGGTACGAGTGTTTCGTTGCTGTCCGCATTTGCGCGGTCGTCGGTTTGACTACGGACTGGCTGATTGCGGCGCGCTTGTGCGTGATGCCTACATGCTTATGGGGCTGGATTTTCCCGATTGCACCCGGTCAGATATGGATATTGACGCATCGACGGGCGTGTTGCCCGGGCATCTGTCGGAATGCGGTTTTGTGCGCGTTTCAGACGGCATAGTCCCAGGCGATGTCCTGACCGTGTCGTATGCAGGCGATGAAAACCACGCTCTTTTGGTGTTGCCCGATGGAATGTTGCTGCACCATGCCTACGGTCATTTGAGCCGCCGCGAGGTGCTGACGCAGTGGTGGCGCGATCGGGTGGTCGGGGTGTGGAGGCATCCGCGTTTTCTGCCTGACATGATGCAGGCGGTGGCAAACGATTTGAATCATGCGGAGACGGTTTTGTGA
- a CDS encoding phage minor tail protein L: protein MRGVMLKALSETAQDVLVELWELDLRPLGGEIHRFCNQVNAAGGAVVWQGRSYQAYPCIAEGFEMRSVGSGNRPRLTVSNLFGLVTGLSARYGQLAGAEVVRRLTYARFLDAVNFTNGNPSADSTQEAVERYTVEQLASLTAETAVLELAAPSESDGAAVPSRVMLADTCVWQYRGEGCGYTGRAVADRFDMPTTDATKDMCSGTLTGCRARFGMTAVLPFGGFPGADKVG from the coding sequence ATGAGAGGGGTAATGCTCAAAGCCCTGTCGGAGACGGCTCAGGATGTGCTGGTCGAACTGTGGGAGTTGGATTTGCGTCCTTTAGGCGGGGAAATCCACCGTTTCTGCAATCAGGTCAATGCAGCCGGCGGCGCAGTTGTGTGGCAGGGGCGGTCGTATCAGGCGTATCCGTGCATCGCGGAAGGGTTTGAAATGCGATCGGTCGGTTCGGGCAACCGCCCGCGCCTGACGGTGTCGAACCTGTTCGGGCTGGTTACGGGGCTGTCGGCGCGCTACGGGCAGCTTGCCGGGGCAGAAGTGGTGCGCCGTCTGACTTATGCGCGCTTTTTAGACGCCGTCAATTTTACAAACGGCAATCCGTCCGCCGATTCGACGCAGGAGGCGGTAGAGCGTTACACGGTCGAGCAGCTTGCATCGCTTACGGCAGAAACGGCGGTGTTGGAGCTTGCGGCTCCATCGGAGTCAGACGGGGCTGCTGTCCCGTCCCGTGTGATGTTGGCTGACACATGCGTCTGGCAGTATCGCGGCGAAGGGTGTGGTTACACGGGGCGCGCGGTTGCCGATCGTTTCGATATGCCGACGACGGATGCGACCAAGGATATGTGCAGCGGGACGTTGACCGGCTGTCGGGCGCGGTTTGGCATGACGGCGGTGTTGCCTTTCGGCGGTTTCCCGGGTGCGGATAAGGTGGGTTGA
- a CDS encoding phage tail protein yields the protein MAVNLANGSIVQIATKLLAEKKVTAISNAAEAVCTATAHGLQNGDYVALLSGWGILNERVFRVTSVDANSFKLDGIDTRDENKFPAGSGTGSFQKVEAWQQITQIMEVSSSGGEQQFTQFGFLEDDFERQLPTTQSAYSMTFKIADDPNLPGYKAAQTASDSGKLTPLRIILKNKSVVVYNGYVSMSPMPQLVRNEVMAVNMTYSLSGLFNRYL from the coding sequence ATGGCTGTTAATTTGGCTAATGGTTCGATCGTGCAGATCGCTACGAAGCTGCTGGCTGAGAAGAAGGTCACGGCAATCTCTAATGCAGCAGAGGCTGTATGTACGGCGACGGCCCATGGTTTGCAAAACGGCGACTATGTGGCTTTGCTGTCGGGTTGGGGCATTTTGAATGAGCGTGTTTTCCGTGTAACAAGCGTCGATGCGAACAGTTTTAAGCTGGACGGCATCGATACGCGCGATGAAAACAAGTTTCCTGCCGGTTCGGGCACGGGCAGTTTTCAGAAGGTGGAAGCGTGGCAGCAAATTACGCAGATCATGGAAGTTTCGAGTTCGGGCGGTGAGCAGCAGTTCACTCAGTTCGGCTTCTTGGAGGATGACTTTGAACGTCAGTTGCCGACGACCCAGTCTGCGTATTCGATGACGTTCAAAATTGCCGATGACCCGAATTTACCCGGTTATAAGGCGGCTCAAACGGCAAGCGACAGCGGTAAGCTGACGCCGCTGCGTATTATTCTGAAGAATAAATCGGTAGTCGTGTACAACGGTTATGTGAGTATGAGTCCAATGCCTCAGCTTGTGCGTAACGAGGTGATGGCGGTCAATATGACGTATTCGCTGTCTGGTTTGTTCAACCGCTATTTGTAA
- a CDS encoding DUF3310 domain-containing protein, which produces MEKDNINPAHYRQQPYECIEFTEHLNFNLGNAFKYIWRYRDKNGIEDLKKARWYLQRQLDSAPMFSLLGLELCKDLSRKLDECMRYGKFVIGQYLLLVGILHYSFCEDSKTLSDGIVILDDFIKCIECDEVGI; this is translated from the coding sequence ATGGAAAAAGATAATATCAATCCGGCACATTACCGCCAGCAGCCGTATGAGTGCATCGAGTTTACGGAGCATCTCAATTTCAACTTGGGCAATGCGTTCAAGTATATTTGGCGGTATCGGGACAAGAACGGCATCGAAGATTTGAAGAAGGCGCGTTGGTATCTGCAAAGGCAGTTGGATTCTGCGCCGATGTTTTCGCTGTTGGGTTTAGAACTTTGTAAAGACTTGAGCCGAAAATTGGATGAGTGCATGCGTTACGGAAAGTTCGTAATTGGGCAATATCTTTTGCTGGTCGGCATCTTGCACTATTCTTTTTGTGAAGATAGCAAAACTTTATCAGATGGGATTGTAATATTAGATGATTTTATTAAGTGTATTGAATGTGACGAAGTAGGAATTTGA
- a CDS encoding head-tail connector protein encodes MIPLELVKLHLRVDGDDEDDLICLYYDAAVSDCVAYLNRPLYQDDAEADAAAKVGKADGVVLNPSIRNAILLTVGYLYSNREDGAVGLPRAARRLLEPFRNLPGV; translated from the coding sequence ATGATACCCCTCGAATTGGTCAAGCTGCATCTTCGTGTCGACGGCGATGATGAGGACGATTTGATTTGTCTTTATTACGATGCGGCGGTGTCTGATTGTGTAGCTTATCTCAACCGTCCTTTGTACCAAGACGATGCTGAGGCGGATGCGGCTGCCAAAGTCGGCAAGGCTGACGGAGTGGTGCTGAATCCTTCTATCCGAAATGCGATTTTGCTGACGGTCGGGTATTTGTATTCTAACCGCGAAGATGGCGCGGTCGGGTTGCCGCGTGCGGCTCGGAGGTTGTTGGAGCCGTTTCGCAATTTGCCCGGCGTGTAG
- a CDS encoding phage tail protein gives METFSWQPDLDGARAVHEFQVRTVRLGDGVVQRQPLALRSKKQTWSLKKTCMAPEAAAIRAFLDRHAGASPFFWTPPAREKMQFVVSKYTETPKGGGVWVLDFEFEEV, from the coding sequence ATGGAGACGTTTTCGTGGCAGCCTGATTTGGACGGCGCACGGGCTGTGCATGAGTTTCAGGTGCGCACGGTTCGATTGGGGGACGGTGTGGTGCAGCGTCAGCCTTTGGCGTTACGTTCGAAGAAGCAGACGTGGAGTCTGAAGAAAACCTGTATGGCACCCGAAGCGGCGGCAATCCGTGCGTTTTTAGACAGGCACGCGGGCGCGTCGCCTTTTTTTTGGACACCGCCCGCGCGTGAGAAGATGCAGTTTGTGGTGTCGAAATACACGGAAACGCCAAAAGGCGGCGGCGTGTGGGTGTTGGATTTCGAGTTTGAGGAGGTTTGA